The sequence TATGATGTTTGCGTTGTTATAAATAAAGGTTTTAATGTGGAAAAACCAGCTCATATTGGAGAATTTTCTGGTGGGAAATACGCTGTTTTTTTGCTTGACCATACAAAAGAGGCAGTCAGTGAATTTTGGGGCAATATTTTTTCTGAGATAGAAAGAAATAATCTATCAATAAGAGAACAACCAATTATAGAAAGATATACTTCACAAATGATTGATAATCATTTGTGTGAAATATTAGTTCCTATACAGTAACGAAGCAGGGACATTTCCTACCTTCTATTTAAAGGACGAACAACTGACACACCTACTATGTATTTCAGATCTAACTGCAGGAACCACCATAAGAAAATGACACAGATATGATGTTTAAATGTTATAACTTTAATATCCTATTAATTTTGAAATTTATTTAAATTGGATCTACAAAAAGCGAAAAGAAGGGTTGCGGTTAGGAGACATTTACTGTATCATGTAAAACAATTTAATGTTATCGTTTGATTTTTTAAAAGCACTGATAAGGACATGAGTTACTTTTTACGGTTTCCAGAGAGGGAAGGAGAGCTGAAATCTTCCTAACGCAGGAGAGTAACTTACCACCTTTGAGCTGTATTGGAGAATGAAGTACCCAATACCGTCTATGCTACGTTACAGCACCAGAGCCGTAAGTTCTTTTTACTTATGGGAAATTGGGTGGAACCACGGGTAGAACGCACTCGTCCCTTCTTGGGGGATGAGTGCGTTTTTGTTTTTACAAAATTACAAAGCAAAAGCGATGAAAAGGACAGGAATTATTTTTACGGTTTTCAGAGAGGGAAGGGTAAGCTGTGATCTTCCTAGCTTAGGAAAATAATTTA is a genomic window of Shouchella clausii containing:
- a CDS encoding AraC family transcriptional regulator: MKITIEEVPESRIAYFRNVGEYGEKQNKKLMENFKKWAKLNGVFDDSIILGIPQDNPEITPKEECRYDVCVVINKGFNVEKPAHIGEFSGGKYAVFLLDHTKEAVSEFWGNIFSEIERNNLSIREQPIIERYTSQMIDNHLCEILVPIQ